One genomic segment of Virgibacillus doumboii includes these proteins:
- a CDS encoding DEAD/DEAH box helicase, which produces MSAGISNSNYLFIFTLSVMLRLAAPTYPISHNKESVAMRPIEPQAAPFPENEFIQRYSGTLLLRREIPINDSPFEQLLKRSYFTPTLSIKKNFFHYQCQRCGNQKRSLFGNIPCITCGKEHLYCRKCIEMGRVMECEPLYEWTGPQSEWPEHANPCTWDGELTAAQQHAADRITRAIQHNEKELLCWAVCGAGKTEMLFPGISEALKRGKRICIATPRADVVRELLPRLRDAFSGVYVQGLYGGSRENDGTAQLIIATTHQLLRFKNAFDAVVIDEIDAFPYHADKSLPFASERSKKTTSTTIYLTATPRQKHQILIARKKLPHVFVPSRFHGHPLPVPVFNMCYSLQKDMKNFLPPKSFINWFDNRDNPDRQLLIFVPTINAAEKLTKILPAVLHDDNVIAVHAADADREEKVEQFRQKKTRILVTTTILERGVTFPSVDVAVLDSGHSVFDEAALVQIAGRAGRSPKDPTGEVVFFHDGKTEAMAESVQSIVKMNKRGGFR; this is translated from the coding sequence GTGTCTGCTGGTATAAGCAATAGCAATTATTTATTTATTTTTACGCTGTCAGTCATGCTTCGGCTGGCAGCTCCTACTTACCCAATTTCCCACAATAAGGAGAGTGTGGCCATGCGCCCGATTGAACCCCAGGCAGCCCCGTTTCCTGAAAATGAATTTATTCAACGTTATTCAGGGACACTTTTACTACGCAGGGAAATCCCCATTAATGACTCACCATTTGAACAACTTCTCAAACGCTCTTATTTTACTCCAACATTATCCATCAAAAAGAATTTTTTTCACTATCAATGTCAGCGTTGCGGCAACCAAAAACGTTCCTTATTTGGAAATATCCCTTGTATCACATGTGGAAAAGAACATCTTTATTGCCGAAAGTGTATTGAAATGGGGCGTGTGATGGAATGCGAGCCGCTGTATGAGTGGACAGGTCCACAGTCGGAGTGGCCGGAACATGCAAACCCCTGTACATGGGATGGTGAGCTGACAGCTGCCCAGCAACATGCTGCAGATCGTATTACACGGGCAATCCAACATAATGAGAAAGAACTCCTCTGTTGGGCAGTATGCGGAGCTGGGAAAACAGAGATGCTTTTCCCCGGGATCTCTGAGGCGCTTAAACGTGGAAAGCGTATCTGTATTGCTACACCGCGTGCAGATGTAGTACGCGAATTGCTGCCACGGCTTCGTGATGCTTTTTCAGGTGTTTATGTACAGGGGTTGTATGGCGGGAGTCGGGAAAATGATGGAACTGCCCAGCTCATTATTGCCACCACACATCAGCTGTTACGATTTAAAAATGCGTTTGATGCTGTAGTTATCGATGAGATTGACGCGTTTCCATACCATGCAGATAAGTCGCTGCCATTTGCATCCGAACGTTCGAAAAAAACAACCAGTACCACGATTTATTTGACCGCAACCCCTCGACAAAAACATCAAATTTTAATTGCCCGTAAGAAGCTCCCCCACGTTTTCGTACCCAGTCGTTTCCACGGACATCCATTGCCGGTGCCTGTTTTTAACATGTGTTATTCCTTGCAGAAAGATATGAAAAACTTTCTCCCGCCAAAGTCATTTATTAACTGGTTTGACAATCGTGATAATCCGGATCGTCAACTTCTCATATTTGTCCCAACCATCAATGCAGCGGAAAAATTAACGAAAATCCTTCCTGCTGTATTACATGATGATAATGTAATTGCGGTTCATGCCGCTGATGCTGACCGGGAAGAAAAGGTAGAGCAATTCAGACAGAAGAAAACGAGAATTTTAGTGACAACAACCATTCTGGAACGTGGTGTTACCTTTCCATCTGTGGATGTGGCAGTGTTGGATTCGGGTCACTCTGTTTTTGATGAAGCGGCACTTGTACAAATTGCCGGCAGGGCTGGAAGGAGTCCAAAAGACCCGACCGGGGAGGTAGTGTTTTTTCACGATGGCAAAACAGAAGCAATGGCAGAGTCGGTGCAATCGATTGTTAAGATGAATAAACGGGGAGGTTTTCGATAG
- a CDS encoding YigZ family protein: MLSNYYTVKKEAVGQLIIQKSRFIGYVCRVETEEAAQAFIQQIKKKHHDATHNCSAYMIGENNQIQKANDDGEPSGTAGVPILEVLKKQDLKDTVVVVTRYFGGIKLGAGGLIRAYGSTTTEAIKAAGVVERRLMQGFSVVVDYPLLGKLENALRNSDHVLETINYLENVEYIVYVRDGQEQEFHDWIINLTSDQVTISEKGTAYVEIDV, translated from the coding sequence ATGCTATCTAACTATTATACCGTAAAAAAAGAAGCTGTGGGGCAGTTAATCATACAAAAGTCACGATTTATCGGATATGTATGTCGTGTGGAAACAGAAGAAGCCGCACAAGCCTTCATCCAGCAAATTAAGAAAAAACATCATGATGCAACACACAATTGCTCTGCATACATGATAGGTGAAAATAATCAGATCCAAAAGGCCAATGATGACGGTGAACCAAGCGGAACTGCCGGTGTGCCGATATTGGAAGTACTGAAAAAACAGGATTTGAAAGATACAGTAGTCGTTGTCACAAGATATTTCGGCGGCATTAAACTTGGTGCAGGGGGCCTGATTCGCGCATATGGCAGTACGACAACAGAAGCAATAAAAGCTGCCGGTGTGGTGGAACGCCGATTAATGCAGGGATTTTCTGTAGTTGTGGACTACCCGCTGCTCGGCAAACTGGAAAATGCACTGCGCAATTCCGACCATGTCCTGGAAACAATTAACTATTTGGAAAACGTGGAGTATATCGTATATGTCCGTGACGGGCAGGAGCAGGAATTTCACGACTGGATTATCAATCTCACCAGTGATCAGGTGACGATTTCCGAAAAGGGAACAGCTTATGTGGAGATTGATGTTTAG
- a CDS encoding flagellar protein FlgN — translation MSVQPIKKSLEKLNFLHESLLDISKEKTAIVKEGSVDKLQSLLVKERKHVQALEQAEVKRQKEVEEWSAQNNISLENATITGILEAISDEQTKDELETAAIDLTNTITKLKQQEQLNQALIQQSRQFVELSLDMMKPSIRNMNYGGKETASNSSERSVFDSKA, via the coding sequence TTGTCCGTTCAGCCAATTAAAAAATCACTGGAAAAGCTAAATTTTTTACATGAGTCCCTGCTTGACATATCCAAGGAGAAAACAGCAATTGTGAAAGAAGGCTCTGTTGATAAGCTGCAATCTCTTCTTGTGAAGGAACGAAAACATGTACAAGCATTGGAACAAGCAGAAGTAAAGCGTCAAAAAGAGGTCGAGGAATGGTCTGCACAAAACAATATATCACTGGAGAATGCAACCATTACGGGAATTTTGGAAGCTATTTCTGATGAGCAGACGAAAGACGAATTGGAAACAGCGGCGATAGATTTAACGAATACAATTACAAAATTGAAGCAGCAGGAGCAACTGAATCAGGCACTGATCCAACAATCCAGGCAATTTGTTGAATTATCACTGGACATGATGAAACCTTCCATCCGAAACATGAATTACGGAGGAAAAGAAACAGCTTCCAATTCATCAGAACGGTCTGTCTTCGATTCAAAAGCATAG
- a CDS encoding ComF family protein, which yields MNCLWCDGEIITEISWDNFFTLSKPKNLCESCENKLIQLKGNRCKKCSRISEEALCSDCKWWETYGEQDDPLVFNYSVFQYNEQMQAMISRWKYRGDYCLGKAFELFYTNAFQQNYSFLAKNAVVVPIPLSDERLKERGFNQALTLADFLPLETCEIITRVHGEKQSKKTRKERIMAINPFKMTETINKPAILADDIYTTGATLRHAASLLKENGCPAVYALTLARG from the coding sequence ATGAACTGTCTTTGGTGTGATGGTGAAATAATCACCGAAATCAGCTGGGACAATTTTTTTACATTATCCAAACCAAAGAACCTTTGTGAGTCATGTGAAAATAAGTTAATTCAATTAAAAGGAAATCGGTGTAAAAAATGCAGCCGGATAAGCGAAGAGGCCTTATGTTCAGACTGCAAATGGTGGGAGACGTATGGCGAACAGGATGATCCACTCGTTTTTAATTACTCTGTCTTTCAATATAACGAGCAGATGCAGGCGATGATTTCCAGGTGGAAGTACCGTGGGGATTATTGTCTCGGAAAGGCTTTTGAACTTTTTTACACAAATGCTTTTCAACAGAATTACTCTTTTTTGGCGAAAAATGCAGTGGTTGTTCCGATTCCATTGAGTGATGAGCGATTGAAGGAACGTGGATTTAACCAGGCGCTGACACTGGCGGACTTTTTGCCATTGGAAACATGTGAAATTATCACACGCGTTCATGGCGAGAAACAATCGAAGAAAACCCGGAAAGAACGAATTATGGCTATCAACCCGTTTAAGATGACGGAAACTATAAACAAACCAGCCATTCTTGCCGATGATATATATACAACAGGTGCTACATTACGGCATGCAGCTTCATTGTTAAAAGAGAATGGATGTCCAGCCGTTTATGCACTTACACTTGCTCGTGGATAA
- a CDS encoding DegV family protein yields MEVAIMTDSTAYLSEELKNQHNIHVVPLSVVFGDTAYREAIDITTEEFYQKVKESESLPKTSQPSIGDITEKFEELANDYDAVISVHLSSGISGTYQAVVSAGEMVEGIDVYPFDSELSAMAQGFYVLEAADMAESGKTPEEILNRLDEVKQTIRAYFMVDDLSNLQRGGRLNGAQAIIGSLLQVKPVLHFVDKKIVPFEKIRTRKKAINRIVGMLGDDAKQGKNLKVAIIHANNEDSAIELKKEIDSMYPNIDSIISYFGPVIGTHLGEGAIGVCWYKQ; encoded by the coding sequence ATGGAAGTTGCTATTATGACAGATAGTACGGCATATCTTTCTGAGGAACTGAAAAATCAGCACAATATTCATGTTGTTCCATTAAGTGTTGTTTTTGGTGATACTGCTTATCGGGAAGCAATTGATATTACAACCGAAGAATTTTATCAAAAAGTAAAAGAATCCGAGAGCCTTCCAAAAACATCACAGCCATCGATTGGTGATATTACAGAAAAATTTGAGGAACTTGCCAACGATTACGATGCTGTTATTTCGGTTCATTTATCAAGTGGTATAAGCGGCACATACCAGGCTGTTGTCAGTGCTGGCGAGATGGTTGAAGGAATTGACGTTTATCCGTTTGATTCGGAGCTTAGTGCTATGGCTCAGGGGTTTTATGTGCTTGAGGCTGCGGACATGGCCGAGTCAGGTAAAACACCTGAAGAGATCCTGAATCGTCTCGATGAAGTTAAACAAACGATCCGCGCATACTTTATGGTTGATGATTTAAGCAATTTGCAGCGTGGCGGTCGGTTAAATGGTGCACAGGCTATAATCGGAAGCTTGCTGCAGGTTAAGCCAGTTCTTCATTTTGTTGATAAGAAAATTGTGCCGTTTGAAAAAATCCGCACAAGGAAAAAGGCAATAAATCGGATTGTAGGCATGCTTGGGGATGATGCAAAGCAAGGCAAAAACCTGAAAGTGGCTATCATCCATGCCAATAACGAGGATTCAGCAATCGAGTTAAAAAAAGAGATTGACTCCATGTATCCCAACATTGACAGCATCATCAGTTACTTTGGTCCTGTGATTGGTACGCATCTGGGTGAAGGTGCAATTGGTGTCTGCTGGTATAAGCAATAG
- a CDS encoding TIGR03826 family flagellar region protein — protein sequence MAELANCSRCNAVFVKTVRDICQSCYKEEEKAFQTVYRFLSVRENREATMQEIVKATGIEEYLIIKFIREKRLLTSKFPKLAYPCERCGVDIVTGKYCSNCTDELKRDLEIHERNEKRAEQNKDRKNIYYTFEKHNK from the coding sequence ATGGCCGAGCTTGCAAATTGTTCCCGCTGTAATGCGGTTTTTGTAAAAACTGTTCGTGATATTTGCCAATCTTGTTATAAAGAAGAGGAAAAAGCATTCCAAACCGTATATCGTTTTCTAAGTGTACGAGAGAATAGAGAAGCAACGATGCAGGAAATTGTCAAAGCAACGGGCATTGAGGAATACCTGATTATAAAGTTTATAAGAGAAAAACGCCTGTTGACATCAAAATTTCCGAAACTTGCCTACCCATGTGAAAGATGCGGGGTGGACATTGTTACTGGTAAGTATTGCAGTAACTGTACAGATGAACTGAAAAGGGATTTGGAAATTCATGAGCGGAATGAAAAAAGAGCCGAACAAAATAAAGACAGAAAAAATATTTATTACACGTTCGAAAAGCATAATAAATAA
- a CDS encoding DUF6470 family protein, whose protein sequence is MQLPQIRMESQMAKIQIQQQSGKQQIQQPEAKLSIRQPEADLTINTTPSKLDINQTQAWEDMNLMHVFKLIDKFANEGRQGAMEGIARRAQEGQQLMKIENKGNPIVSQAVSNAFDQKKQLGIKFIPSTFAVKTNYQPSEVQIEVKVNEPVIDAKPQKPIISYTPGGVTTSIKQYQDLQIDFVHLFSKSI, encoded by the coding sequence ATGCAGTTACCGCAAATCCGAATGGAATCACAAATGGCAAAAATTCAGATACAGCAGCAGTCAGGTAAACAGCAAATTCAGCAGCCCGAAGCCAAATTGTCAATCAGGCAACCAGAAGCGGACCTTACAATCAATACTACACCTTCCAAGCTGGATATTAATCAGACACAGGCCTGGGAGGATATGAATCTGATGCATGTTTTTAAATTGATTGATAAGTTTGCGAACGAAGGCCGGCAGGGGGCTATGGAAGGAATTGCGCGTCGTGCGCAGGAAGGTCAGCAGCTTATGAAAATTGAGAACAAAGGGAATCCAATCGTAAGTCAGGCAGTTTCAAATGCCTTTGATCAGAAAAAACAATTGGGTATCAAATTTATTCCATCGACGTTCGCGGTTAAAACGAATTACCAGCCTTCTGAAGTACAAATCGAAGTGAAGGTGAACGAACCAGTCATTGATGCAAAACCGCAAAAACCTATTATAAGTTACACGCCAGGCGGAGTGACAACAAGTATAAAGCAATATCAGGATTTGCAAATAGATTTTGTTCACTTATTTTCCAAGTCAATTTAA
- the csrA gene encoding carbon storage regulator CsrA encodes MLVLTRKQNESIQIGDDIEIKVLAVEGDQIKLGIDAPKSVDIHRKEIYLDIQKQNNEAASVSLDVLDLLKNNKE; translated from the coding sequence ATGCTGGTACTTACAAGAAAACAGAATGAATCAATCCAAATCGGTGATGATATTGAGATTAAAGTGCTGGCTGTCGAAGGAGACCAGATAAAGCTTGGGATTGATGCTCCGAAATCAGTGGATATCCACCGCAAGGAAATTTATCTTGATATTCAGAAACAAAACAACGAAGCTGCCAGTGTTTCCTTGGATGTATTGGATTTACTGAAAAATAACAAGGAATAA
- the fliW gene encoding flagellar assembly protein FliW, producing MIIQTKYLGEMEIEESNAIKFPSGLPGFIDETDFVLLGLPGNPIFKVLQSTRTPNLAFIAANPYHFYEDYVIDLDDSIIENLQIRNDKEVVVLTIVTLKDPFENSTMNLKAPIIINSQKQRGKQYILNVDHYSSQAAIAPTKSSLEKGE from the coding sequence ATGATTATACAGACAAAATATTTAGGTGAAATGGAAATAGAAGAAAGCAACGCTATTAAATTTCCATCAGGATTGCCGGGTTTTATTGATGAAACTGATTTTGTATTGTTGGGTTTGCCCGGAAACCCTATTTTTAAGGTTTTGCAGTCAACCCGAACTCCGAATCTCGCATTTATAGCTGCAAATCCGTACCACTTTTATGAGGACTATGTAATTGATTTGGATGACAGTATTATTGAAAATCTGCAAATCAGAAATGATAAGGAAGTGGTCGTTTTAACAATCGTGACGTTAAAAGATCCATTTGAAAACAGTACAATGAATTTGAAAGCGCCAATTATTATAAACTCGCAAAAACAGCGGGGAAAGCAATATATTTTGAATGTCGATCACTATTCATCGCAAGCTGCAATTGCTCCAACAAAATCCTCCTTAGAGAAAGGGGAATAA
- a CDS encoding sensor histidine kinase, producing the protein MVQKLEEKALDYVIDEMIDVVQNSKDEIFNISEEARSEHEQLFRDLEETKENVIEHINDGDALEQKVRYSRQRLSEVSKYFDRYSESEIREVYENTHALQTRLAMLQQEEKALRDKRDELERRLLTLDSTIERAEKLASKISVVLNYLKDDFRQVNEMIEEAKEKQEFGLKIIEAQEEERRKISREIHDGPAQMLANILLRSELVDRTFRNGTANDAIKEIKNVRKMIRSSLYEVRRIIYDLRPMALDDLGLVPTIKKYVATIADYNDTEIEFTSIGEHKRLNQKYEIAFFRLVQEALQNAIKHAESTLIKVKLEIKKNSISMVIRDNGKGFDPALKRDKSFGLIGMRERVEMLEGTLSIDSTIGMGTTIRINVPYDPT; encoded by the coding sequence ATGGTGCAGAAATTGGAAGAGAAAGCACTGGATTATGTTATTGATGAAATGATCGATGTAGTGCAGAACAGCAAAGATGAAATTTTTAACATTAGTGAAGAAGCACGAAGCGAACATGAACAGCTTTTTAGAGACTTGGAAGAAACGAAGGAAAACGTAATCGAGCACATTAATGATGGGGATGCGCTGGAACAGAAAGTGCGATATTCCAGGCAGCGACTGTCTGAAGTAAGCAAGTATTTCGACCGCTATTCGGAAAGTGAAATCCGTGAAGTCTATGAAAATACACACGCTCTGCAAACTAGACTGGCAATGCTGCAGCAGGAAGAAAAAGCACTAAGGGACAAGCGGGATGAATTGGAACGGCGTCTCTTGACATTGGACAGCACGATCGAGCGTGCTGAAAAATTGGCCAGTAAAATATCAGTTGTTCTCAATTATTTAAAGGATGATTTCAGACAAGTAAATGAAATGATTGAAGAGGCAAAAGAAAAACAGGAATTCGGGCTGAAAATTATTGAAGCCCAGGAAGAAGAGCGCAGGAAAATATCACGGGAAATCCATGACGGTCCTGCCCAAATGCTTGCGAACATTCTGCTTCGGTCAGAGCTTGTCGATCGTACATTCCGTAATGGAACTGCGAATGATGCAATTAAAGAAATAAAAAATGTCCGTAAAATGATTCGTTCTTCTTTATATGAAGTTCGGCGCATCATTTATGATTTACGGCCGATGGCATTGGATGACCTTGGACTGGTACCCACAATTAAAAAGTATGTTGCCACTATCGCAGATTATAATGACACCGAAATAGAATTTACATCAATCGGAGAACATAAGCGTTTAAATCAAAAATATGAAATTGCATTTTTTCGTCTGGTGCAGGAAGCATTGCAAAATGCTATTAAACACGCTGAATCTACTTTAATTAAAGTGAAACTGGAAATCAAAAAGAATAGCATTTCCATGGTAATCAGAGATAATGGTAAAGGGTTTGATCCAGCATTAAAACGTGATAAATCCTTTGGGTTAATTGGAATGCGGGAACGTGTCGAAATGCTGGAAGGAACATTGTCAATAGATTCAACCATCGGCATGGGTACAACAATCCGCATAAATGTTCCATATGATCCCACGTAA
- the flgK gene encoding flagellar hook-associated protein FlgK, whose product MSTFHGLEMAKQALFAQRSALYTTGHNISNANTEGYTRQRVNFETLSAYPSASRNRPEMPGQIGTGVEAGSVERIRNKFLDYQYRAENSKAEYWNTKADALSRMESLMNEPSENGLSKTMDKFWQSLQDLSVNPENSGARSVVAQRGLAVAETFNYLSDSLKAMRTDLKDQIDVSVKDANSILKQINSLNDQIKNIETNGMLPNDLYDERDRLIDELSGIVNIEVSYTDSSKSAPAMADGLATIKLIGKNGSPLDDSAVLVNGNLDKDKLGYNTIEVNFQDEDSNNNSVYNAVETITLNGENGEEYTYTATEFTSEGSLKGYIDSYGYTDGSGVTGTYTDMLNNLDEMAKSFVDAFNTAHKGGYDLNGEQGENFFESVSLQGAAGTIDVKDEILENPDLIAAAKEAGDSGDGGNASKLADVFDDEEVSIGGPDTTIKSFYQSIIGDMGVAAEEANRMVENSGILRQQVNNQRMSVSSVSLDEEMSNMIKFQHAYNAAARSMTAVDEMLNRVINNMGIVGR is encoded by the coding sequence ATGAGTACTTTTCATGGGTTGGAAATGGCTAAACAAGCCCTATTTGCACAGCGATCAGCATTGTATACAACCGGACACAACATATCCAATGCCAATACAGAAGGTTATACGAGACAGCGCGTGAACTTTGAAACGCTGTCAGCCTATCCATCAGCATCACGAAACCGCCCGGAAATGCCAGGTCAGATAGGTACTGGTGTAGAGGCTGGTTCTGTAGAGCGGATACGCAATAAATTTCTTGATTATCAATATCGTGCGGAAAACAGTAAAGCAGAATACTGGAATACAAAAGCGGATGCTCTCAGCCGGATGGAAAGTCTGATGAATGAGCCGTCTGAAAATGGTTTATCCAAAACGATGGATAAGTTTTGGCAATCACTCCAGGATTTATCTGTTAATCCGGAGAATTCCGGTGCACGATCTGTTGTTGCGCAAAGAGGACTTGCAGTGGCAGAAACATTCAATTATTTATCCGACTCACTGAAAGCGATGCGAACCGATCTGAAAGACCAGATTGATGTTTCGGTCAAAGACGCAAATTCGATACTGAAACAGATAAACTCATTGAATGACCAGATTAAAAACATTGAAACAAATGGAATGTTACCAAACGACTTATATGATGAACGCGACCGTTTAATCGATGAATTATCAGGAATAGTAAACATCGAAGTAAGCTATACGGATAGCAGTAAAAGTGCGCCTGCTATGGCTGATGGGTTAGCGACGATTAAATTGATTGGTAAAAACGGGAGCCCATTAGATGATTCAGCAGTTTTGGTTAATGGTAATTTAGACAAGGATAAATTGGGATATAACACGATTGAAGTGAATTTCCAGGATGAAGATTCCAATAATAATAGTGTTTATAATGCAGTTGAAACAATTACTTTAAATGGTGAAAATGGTGAAGAATATACGTATACGGCAACTGAATTCACTTCGGAGGGTTCACTGAAGGGCTACATTGATTCATATGGGTATACAGATGGTTCAGGAGTCACAGGTACATATACTGACATGTTGAATAATCTGGATGAAATGGCTAAGTCCTTCGTTGATGCATTTAATACTGCGCATAAAGGCGGTTATGACCTGAACGGTGAGCAAGGAGAAAACTTCTTTGAAAGTGTTAGTCTTCAAGGTGCAGCAGGAACAATTGATGTTAAAGATGAAATTTTGGAAAACCCTGACCTGATTGCGGCTGCCAAAGAGGCGGGTGATTCTGGTGATGGCGGAAATGCTTCAAAATTAGCAGATGTTTTTGACGATGAAGAAGTTAGTATTGGTGGTCCCGACACGACTATTAAAAGTTTCTATCAATCAATCATAGGCGATATGGGTGTTGCTGCTGAGGAAGCTAACCGGATGGTTGAAAATTCGGGGATTCTTCGTCAACAGGTCAATAACCAGCGGATGTCTGTCAGTTCTGTGTCACTGGATGAGGAAATGTCCAATATGATCAAGTTTCAGCATGCATACAATGCGGCTGCGCGAAGTATGACAGCAGTTGATGAGATGCTCAATCGCGTTATTAATAATATGGGAATAGTAGGAAGGTAG
- the flgM gene encoding flagellar biosynthesis anti-sigma factor FlgM, protein MKINGPNQTNFNPYKNQLQKQMDYSKDVNKKDQLEISNQAKQMLENEKPSAKRASYVQQIKETIDAGEYQINHEKTAQKMIDFWSKQS, encoded by the coding sequence ATGAAAATAAATGGTCCAAACCAAACGAATTTTAATCCCTATAAAAATCAGCTGCAAAAACAAATGGACTATTCCAAAGATGTTAATAAAAAGGACCAGCTGGAGATTTCAAATCAGGCTAAGCAAATGCTTGAAAATGAAAAACCAAGTGCAAAACGTGCTTCATACGTCCAGCAGATTAAAGAGACGATAGATGCTGGTGAGTATCAGATTAATCATGAAAAAACGGCACAAAAAATGATTGATTTCTGGTCGAAGCAATCATAA
- the flgL gene encoding flagellar hook-associated protein FlgL, with translation MRITQSMLSNNMLRNLSNSYSKMNTYMEQLSTGKKINRPSDDPVIAMKGMGYRTQLTEVQQYQRNTNEMHNWMDNSDAALDKATQALQKLRELAVQASNDTYDEEQRESIMEEAEQLKQHLIDIANTNVNGKYIFNGTDTDAAPISVDENGDITKIGINSNPVMIEVSNGTKLKANVDAGEVFAGDSSNDSANDVSNMFDEIDDFIAALGSDKREEIENSIGTLDANIDNVINARADLGARMNRLDLIENRLGEQEVIATKTMSENEDIDYEKVITELITQESLHRAALSAGSRIIQPTLVDFLR, from the coding sequence ATGCGAATTACGCAAAGTATGCTTTCGAATAATATGCTTCGAAATCTTTCAAACAGTTATTCCAAAATGAATACGTATATGGAGCAATTATCTACAGGTAAAAAAATTAACCGTCCTTCCGATGATCCGGTAATTGCAATGAAAGGTATGGGCTATCGAACACAGCTTACAGAAGTTCAACAATATCAACGCAATACAAACGAGATGCATAATTGGATGGACAACTCGGATGCTGCACTTGATAAAGCTACCCAGGCACTGCAGAAATTACGTGAACTCGCAGTGCAGGCAAGTAATGACACGTATGATGAAGAACAGCGTGAAAGTATTATGGAAGAGGCTGAGCAACTGAAACAGCATCTAATTGACATTGCCAATACAAATGTGAATGGTAAATATATTTTTAACGGTACAGATACAGATGCAGCACCAATTTCTGTAGACGAAAACGGTGATATTACAAAAATTGGAATCAATTCAAATCCGGTAATGATTGAAGTTTCAAATGGAACGAAATTGAAAGCGAATGTTGACGCTGGCGAGGTATTCGCTGGTGATTCCAGTAACGACAGTGCTAATGACGTATCAAATATGTTTGATGAAATTGATGATTTTATTGCAGCACTTGGTTCTGATAAACGGGAAGAAATTGAGAATAGTATCGGAACGCTTGATGCAAATATTGACAATGTCATTAACGCCCGTGCTGATCTTGGAGCACGCATGAATCGACTGGATTTAATCGAGAACCGGCTTGGCGAGCAGGAAGTCATTGCTACCAAGACAATGTCCGAAAATGAAGATATCGATTATGAGAAAGTAATAACAGAGTTGATTACACAAGAAAGTTTACACCGTGCTGCATTATCAGCAGGATCGAGAATTATTCAGCCAACATTGGTGGACTTTCTACGTTAA
- a CDS encoding response regulator yields the protein MSSKQTKIVLIDDHKLFREGVKRILEFEPSFEVVAEGDDGMVASKLVKEHNPEVVLMDINMPTMNGVQATSDLVRHFPNTNVIILSIHDDESYVTHALKTGAQGYLLKEMDSDALIDAIKVVSEGGSYLHPKVTHNLVQEYRRLARENMSAVVAENGINYHKPLHLLTRRECEVLQLLADGKSNRAVAETLYISEKTVKNHVSNILQKMNVNDRTQAVVSAIRKGWVEVSY from the coding sequence ATGAGTTCGAAACAAACGAAAATTGTTTTAATTGATGACCACAAGTTATTTCGTGAGGGTGTAAAGCGGATCTTGGAGTTTGAACCATCGTTTGAAGTTGTTGCAGAGGGCGATGATGGAATGGTAGCTTCAAAATTGGTTAAAGAACATAACCCTGAAGTTGTCTTGATGGATATTAACATGCCAACGATGAATGGGGTGCAGGCAACTTCTGATTTAGTCAGACATTTTCCAAATACAAATGTTATTATCCTGTCGATTCATGATGATGAAAGCTATGTTACACATGCATTGAAAACCGGTGCGCAGGGTTATTTGCTGAAAGAGATGGATTCTGACGCGTTAATTGACGCAATTAAAGTTGTCAGTGAAGGCGGTTCATACCTTCATCCAAAAGTGACACATAATCTGGTTCAGGAATACCGCCGTTTAGCTCGGGAAAACATGTCCGCTGTTGTAGCAGAAAATGGAATCAACTATCATAAGCCGCTTCACCTGCTAACACGCAGAGAATGTGAGGTATTGCAGCTGCTTGCCGATGGAAAGAGCAATCGTGCTGTCGCAGAAACGTTGTATATCAGTGAAAAGACGGTGAAAAACCATGTCAGTAATATTTTGCAGAAGATGAATGTTAATGACCGAACCCAGGCAGTTGTTTCCGCAATACGAAAAGGCTGGGTGGAAGTATCATATTAA